The genomic window GAACACCCTGCTGACCAACGTCGCCAAGTACCAGTTCGCCTCGAACTATCACACTGCGGTGCAGATGGTGCAGGACGTGAGCGGCGGTCTGCTGGTCACCGGCCCGGCGGTCGAGGACTGGCGCAGCGAGGCGACCGGGCCGTATCTGGAAAAATACTACGGCGGCAAAAAAGGCACCTCGGCCGAAGAGCGCGTCCGGCTGCTGAACCTGATCTCTGACCTGACGGCCGGTGACTATGGCGGCTATCAGGAGGTGCTGGCCGTCCACGCCGAGGGTTCGCTGGAAGCCGAGAAACTCCAGACCTACCGCGAATACGACTTTGCGACCGCCGCCGACTATGCCCGGGAGCTGGCCGGAATCAAGAAGTAGGAGCGGGCAGCGGCCGCAGTGCTACTGAGACGCAGCGCTCAGGCTGCATACCGAAGCACCTCTAATTCCGCCGTGCTATCGGTGCGCACGAGGAGCATCTCAACACGCGCCATGACCGTGTCCTCGATGAGATATTCGCGGCAGGACGCGCATTGCAAGACCGGCAGTTGCTTGAGGATGACGATGCGCTCCTCGGAAAGTTTGAACGGCAAATTGGTCAGTGCCGAAATCATACGATCGCCACACACGCCACACTTCATGGGTTTCTCCTTCGGGTCTTATTGACGTGGTAGGTCCAGAAAATCCGGCCATCACGAAGGCACCGCCGAATAAACGCGACAGGATCATCGGGAAGCTGTCGTTCAGCCATAGCTCAAATCTAGCTGGGGTTTGCAGTAGACTTACTCCACTGTCACACTCTTGGCCAGGTTGCGGGGCTGGTCGACATCGGTGCCGCGGTACAGGGCAACATGGTAGGCCAGCAGCTGAAGCGGAACCGTCAGCATGATGGGCATCAGCAGGTGGTGGGTGCGGGGGACCTGAACGATTTCCCAGGCAATATCCTCCAGCTCGGGCGACGGCGCGTCGGTCAGGGCGATGATCCGTCCGCCACGCGCCTCGACCTCTTTCATGTTGCTGAGCGTCTTGGCGTACACGGCGTCTTTGGGAAGCAGCACGACCACCGGCAGCTGGTCGTCAATCAGCGCGATGGGGCCGTGTTTCATCTCTCCGGCCGGATAGCCCTCGGCATGGATGTACGAGAGTTCCTTGAGCTTGAGCGCCCCTTCGAGCGCGATGGGATAATTCACCCCACGCCCCAGGTATAGGAAATCGTCGGCGTGGCCATATTTTTTGGCGATTTTTTCAACGCTACGCTCTTTATTCAGGAGCTGTTGGACGAGAGCAGGCAGATTGACCAGGTCTTCGAGGAGCCGCTGACCGGTGGCTTGGTCGAGAACGCCGCGGCGTCGGCCAAGATACACCGCCAGCAGGTAGAGCGCCGTGACCTGGGTCGTAAACGCTTTGGTTGAGGCGACGCTGATCTCCGGTCCGGCGTGGGTATAGACGACCATGTCGGCCTTACGCGGGATCGAGGCGTCGACCACATTACAGACAGTGAGGGTTGTGGCCCCAGCCGTCCGGGCATACTCCAGCGCCGCCAGGGTGTCGGCCGTTTCGCCCGACTGCGACACGGTCAGGACCAGGCTGTCGGCGTCAAGGGGTGGATTGCGATAGCGGAATTCACTGCCGTAATCGACCTCGGCCGGAATACGGGCCAACTCTTCCAGGAAAAACTTGCCCAGCAGACAGGCGTGCCAGGCCGTGCCGCAGGCCAGCAGCGCAACGCGTTTGATCGAGTCCAGGACCCGGCCGTGAGCCTCGAGTTCGCCCAGCCACACATGCCCCTCCTCGGCTCGGATGCGGCTCCGCATGGTATCGATAATGGCCTGCGGCTGCTCGTGAATCTCCTTGAGCAGGAAGTGCTTATAGCCCTCCTTCTGGGCGGTCAGCGCGTCCCAGCTCACATGGCGTGGCGCACGTTCGACCGGCTGACCGTCAAAGTTGGAGAAGCGGACTCCCCCACGGCTGACCTCGGCCAGGTCGCCGTCGTCGAGGAAAGCAACCTGGCGGGTATAGTCCAACAGGGCCGGGATATCGGACGCAATGAAGTTCTCGCCCTCCCCCAGACCGACAACAATGGGCGTCGCGTTCTTGGCCGCAATAATGGTATCGGGCTGGCTCTCGCACAGGGCGACAATGGCAAACGAGCCGGCCAGGCGTTTCAGGGCGGCCCGGGTGGCCTCGGCAAAAGTCAGTCCGTCCTGGATATGCTGGTCGATGAGATGCGAGATCACCTCGGTATCGGTCTCCGAGCTGAAGCGTCGACCCCGGGCGAGCAGTTCGTGGCGCAGCTCCAGATAGTTTTCAATAATGCCGTTGTGGATGACCACCACCTGTCCGGCCCGGTGCGGGTGGGCGTTCTCCTCGGACGGTCGTCCGTGGGTGGCCCAGCGGGTATGGCCCACGCCGACCGTGCCCTGGACCGGCTCGGCGCGCAGGACGTGGTCGAGGTTCTCCAGCTTGCCGACCGAGCGCCGCAGCACGATCCCGTTGCCGGCCACCGCCAGCCCGGCCGAGTCATAGCCCCGGTAGGCCAGACGTTGCAGCCCCTGGTACAACAGCGGGGCAGCCTGACGGTGGCCGACATAACCGATGATGCCGCACATGTCCCTGGTCCCTAGCCGTCGGTGTCTTTTTTCTCGGCCTGTTTGTCTGTCTCTCTGGCCCGCTTTGCCGCAGTCCAGCCCTCGCGCGTGTGTTGTTGACGGGGGTTGAACACCAGCGCTCCGGCCGGCACATCACGACGCACGGTGGTGGCGGTGGCGATGTACACATCGTCATGAACGGTAATCGGGGCGACCAGGGTGGTATCGGAACCAACCTGGACTCGGTCGCCGATCCGGGTCCGGTGCTTGCGGAAGCCGTCGTAGTTGCACGTAATTGTGCCAGCCCCAATATTGGCGTCTCTGCCGATCTCGGCGTCCCCGATATAGGCCAGGTGCTTGGCCTTGGTGTGTTGGCCGATGACCGACTTCTTGACCTCCACGAAATTCCCCACCTCGGCCTCGGGGGCCAGCACGGCCTGACCGCGCAGATGACAAAACGGTCCGGCCGAGCTGCGGTCGGCCAGCTGGCTGTCGGACAGGACGACCGAAAACAAGACGTGGACATCGTCGCCGATCTGGCAATTCTCGATATACGCGCTGCCGTCGATCCGGCACCGGGCTCCGATCCGGGTCCGGCCCTTGAGCTGGGTGTTGGGCCCGATGACCGTATCCTGGCCGATGGTCACGTCTTCGTCAAAATAGACCGTCTGGGGGTCTTCCAGAGTCACCCCGCGGGCCATCCACTTTTTACGCAGCTGCTCCTGTTTGGTGTGTTCCATAGCGGCCAGATCCTCTCGGGAATTCACCCCACCAAGCTCTCCGGCGTCTTGCGCCAACACCGCCCGGCTGGGCAGCCCAGCCCCCACGGCCTGAGCGACGATATCGGTCAGATAGTACTCGGCCTGCGCATTGTCGGGCCGCA from Desulfurellaceae bacterium includes these protein-coding regions:
- a CDS encoding YgiT-type zinc finger protein, translating into MKCGVCGDRMISALTNLPFKLSEERIVILKQLPVLQCASCREYLIEDTVMARVEMLLVRTDSTAELEVLRYAA
- the glmS gene encoding glutamine--fructose-6-phosphate transaminase (isomerizing); translated protein: MCGIIGYVGHRQAAPLLYQGLQRLAYRGYDSAGLAVAGNGIVLRRSVGKLENLDHVLRAEPVQGTVGVGHTRWATHGRPSEENAHPHRAGQVVVIHNGIIENYLELRHELLARGRRFSSETDTEVISHLIDQHIQDGLTFAEATRAALKRLAGSFAIVALCESQPDTIIAAKNATPIVVGLGEGENFIASDIPALLDYTRQVAFLDDGDLAEVSRGGVRFSNFDGQPVERAPRHVSWDALTAQKEGYKHFLLKEIHEQPQAIIDTMRSRIRAEEGHVWLGELEAHGRVLDSIKRVALLACGTAWHACLLGKFFLEELARIPAEVDYGSEFRYRNPPLDADSLVLTVSQSGETADTLAALEYARTAGATTLTVCNVVDASIPRKADMVVYTHAGPEISVASTKAFTTQVTALYLLAVYLGRRRGVLDQATGQRLLEDLVNLPALVQQLLNKERSVEKIAKKYGHADDFLYLGRGVNYPIALEGALKLKELSYIHAEGYPAGEMKHGPIALIDDQLPVVVLLPKDAVYAKTLSNMKEVEARGGRIIALTDAPSPELEDIAWEIVQVPRTHHLLMPIMLTVPLQLLAYHVALYRGTDVDQPRNLAKSVTVE
- the glmU gene encoding bifunctional UDP-N-acetylglucosamine diphosphorylase/glucosamine-1-phosphate N-acetyltransferase GlmU — encoded protein: MCSAQAKVLHRVAGKPLVAHIIRAAQRLHPERLVVVVGHQADAVRQACGGADVRFAVQPQQRGTGDAVLAAQPAFVDWQGQVLIVCGDTPLLTTPTLADFVHDHRTTRATVSVLTTRVPDPADYGRVVRTPDGRLSRIVEARDASAQERRINEINSGIYCAQAAFLFPALRALRPDNAQAEYYLTDIVAQAVGAGLPSRAVLAQDAGELGGVNSREDLAAMEHTKQEQLRKKWMARGVTLEDPQTVYFDEDVTIGQDTVIGPNTQLKGRTRIGARCRIDGSAYIENCQIGDDVHVLFSVVLSDSQLADRSSAGPFCHLRGQAVLAPEAEVGNFVEVKKSVIGQHTKAKHLAYIGDAEIGRDANIGAGTITCNYDGFRKHRTRIGDRVQVGSDTTLVAPITVHDDVYIATATTVRRDVPAGALVFNPRQQHTREGWTAAKRARETDKQAEKKDTDG